From Halalkalicoccus subterraneus:
TTCGCCGACGAGGGCTTTACCGACGTCCGCCCCGTCGATGACAACACCTCATTCGAGGGGGTCACTCTTCACCGAACGCCCGGACGTCATGGGCACGGGCAGTTGGCAGCGGAGATGGGTCCCGTTTCGGGATTCGTGTTCGAAGGCGAGGAGACAGTGTACGTTGCGGGCGATACGATTTGGTACGAGCCGACCGCGGAAACGCTTGCTCAGTTCGATCCGGATATGATCGTCCTCAATGGCGGCGAAGCACAGTTCGAGCAGGGCAAGCCCATCACGATGGGCATCGAGGACATCTCTGCCGTCCGCGACGCTACCGATGGTACGATTGTGGTCGTTCATATGGAAGCAATCAACCACTGCTTGCTCACCCGTGACGAACTGCGGTCGGCGACAGCGGATGTCCACGTTCCTGACGATGGAGAGCAGATCAGCTTGTAGAGTAAGAGGATTCGGAGAACCATGTAGCTGAAGGGATCATCAGTATCTCCGTGGTCAATACGCACTCTAGAATACAGAGCGCAAGTCGATCACTGGTGTTGTTCCCCCTGGCCTGATCAGAATCGCTACAACAGAATCTTACCGTTATGGAGGGAACGTACGCATCGATGGGAATTCCTGAGGTGAATTCGGCTGTGGCATTCGGATCGCTGACGATGGTTTCGTGGGGAATCTGGATCGTCGTGGGGAACGCTGCCTCAGAATCCATGGATCCGAGGACGGCTGCCGCGATATCGTATCTCGTCGCAACCCTCCTTGCAGTCGGATACGTTCTCGTCTCAAGTTCCTCGCTGGCCATTACGCCACGAGGTGGAACGCTGGCTGGCGTAGCTGGATTGTTCGCCGGAATTGGCTTCGTCTCGATGTACATCGGTCTCTCACGTGGCTCAACGACGGTCGTTTCGACGCTCGGTGCTATGTATTTCGTCGTCGCAGCGTTCATCGGAATGGCCGTGCTCGGAGACGAGATTACCACGACGAGAGTCGCAGGACTCCTGCTCGCGGGTGTCGCTGTCATCCTTGTCTCTCAATAAATGGTTCACCGTCCCACGGCTGAACAATACGCCCCGCCGTACTGCAGATATCTTCTCTAGTCAGCACTCCTTCCTATCACATTCTGATACTCTCAACGGAGCTCCTGACTGTACTATCTGCGACTGAGCACACGGACCCCCATCTCTTGACGTGGCCTGCCTTGTGCAACAAATTACTTCTTAGATACAGAATGTTGTACAAGGTAAACTCTCCTGAAGAGTGACCCCTGTTGATTCTAGTCAACGGATACGCTCCTCACCAGCGGCCGGCATTGTCTGTATCCCGATACTAGTGGTAGTACGCTTTCTCAACCATCCGGAGATCGAACCCATCTGGATTCCGGTCACGGAGTTCAGTAAGGATTCGCGGGTAGTCAGAGAACCGTAGTGCTCGATCCTCACCGAGAAGGGCTGCAATCATGTATCGATCACCGACTGCGTAGTTCATTGGATCGTGAAACGCAAGAACGACTGTGGCGGTCGCAGGCCCGATCCC
This genomic window contains:
- a CDS encoding MBL fold metallo-hydrolase — its product is MSTTTDASMQLIRNATILVDVGDTTFLVDPIFAAPGENPPVPNSPNDRRNPLVPMPAVDLSYDAVVVTHRHPDHWDEAAIEELEASLPLFCQPEEADAFADEGFTDVRPVDDNTSFEGVTLHRTPGRHGHGQLAAEMGPVSGFVFEGEETVYVAGDTIWYEPTAETLAQFDPDMIVLNGGEAQFEQGKPITMGIEDISAVRDATDGTIVVVHMEAINHCLLTRDELRSATADVHVPDDGEQISL
- a CDS encoding EamA family transporter, which produces MGIPEVNSAVAFGSLTMVSWGIWIVVGNAASESMDPRTAAAISYLVATLLAVGYVLVSSSSLAITPRGGTLAGVAGLFAGIGFVSMYIGLSRGSTTVVSTLGAMYFVVAAFIGMAVLGDEITTTRVAGLLLAGVAVILVSQ